Proteins encoded within one genomic window of Phototrophicus methaneseepsis:
- a CDS encoding DEAD/DEAH box helicase family protein has product MARTASKSIMSYLPISEKHHAAITSLVAPATPAHRLLDPYAGKGEFLDVAAKAWNVTPYANELDGERAGQCLQRFGPKQAVRCDVERLIASNNAFSIGWYNPPYDHDATASGNKRVEFRYLRHAWKWIQDGGLVLWAVYIQHLTEDAVAFLSKNSLQVDVWALPGKHLNEYNQIVVAAVKGLNPNAEALYDKIMAEKSTPQLLTIQPEPIYKLPAPKPLSRFVFAPDVIDKQQGLRLIEKQGAWKSHGFQALLEIPPAPKQIEPVVAPRPGHMALVLAAGVADGAVIDTENYGTVAIRGKTQHVEQIARVDVESDPNDPERQVKKTTIRLKPSTTLTLLAEDGTLVEMDGDDALLEFITSNKKALASYLNNKFSPMYQFDMNGIRRFLDRIRLKGKYPLYAAQKHVIAAITKGFEKRDSILLVSQMGTGKTAMGGTSAIAIASSAVQKIADDMRADQVILVVAPPHLIDKWKRELLSIYPNSIIERLDRHEDVKQFMSKAARIGAGVPKIGLIKRDLTKLGCSREVAVIWRKEAVALWRHNQPTPEGYESNQRIVKQRVPKCPHCGCTVMQERKGTSVPASESWLKSGKRACTVCQTPLWQEARDRGSRPKPGRKYAPKNPRYRLDDYIKRVYRDRVYLLVWDECHEAANGDTGNGESFGRLAGISRKVLAMTGTPFNGKASSLFNIEYHLNPRVRQRYNWGGADRFSRKERGSSRFQSVLEGAGKQRGRAESSWVSDMGVREQVVEERPTYDSNTGAYTGTSTYERPYQEAPGISPLLVAEVLDHAIFFSLADLGKALPDYEEVALPVEMDADTYDEYDRTRSLLKDYLIQRRWEGDTTFRGSYLQWSMGWINAAFRPTDVIHNIKHPITGEKKPHVVTKIPSYGEDRIYAKEQALIDLLNQELAAGRPCVVYLRQTATKDIQPRIESLIRKYVHGAVPYILKNTVTAERREKVIEAERAKGMNVLICNPELVKTGLDLLFSPTLIFHEITFNLGTMMQAAARAYRLNQTHEQCKTYYIFAEGTMEHMAVQLMSRKQRAAKLLTGDVGLTGLDALTEQESGFEEALLNAIAKEEALLDPSEMFKVSAGQSEIDAEDMTYWNAEVADDEPEITVTQDDPLMQVAIEFGGILVEEDTATQAVTVQKAHVKPLSGTAQLHRYVGRYLDTVHLIHDDKKRTKLQAKLMSILTDGVQNDDETYKFIGMQVPDFNQYPVHEESMVRYVRGWLKQHRFVFMGCEEESATTIVDLAKQALGLTPIKLDIFEKLQDMQDEELQASAKHKTGLSDKKRKRGKIDLMAVPQDTSDEEGTTNRPLVRKQSTEEALPVQLAMF; this is encoded by the coding sequence ATGGCACGTACAGCGTCAAAGTCTATTATGAGCTATCTGCCGATTTCTGAAAAGCACCACGCGGCCATTACGTCGCTGGTGGCTCCGGCGACGCCTGCTCACCGGCTGCTTGATCCATATGCCGGGAAGGGCGAATTTCTTGATGTAGCGGCGAAAGCATGGAACGTCACACCCTATGCCAATGAACTCGACGGTGAACGCGCCGGACAGTGCCTCCAGCGTTTTGGTCCCAAGCAAGCTGTTCGCTGTGATGTGGAACGCCTGATCGCCAGCAACAATGCCTTCAGCATCGGCTGGTACAATCCGCCGTATGACCATGACGCAACTGCATCTGGCAACAAACGTGTAGAATTTCGTTATCTGCGTCATGCGTGGAAATGGATTCAGGATGGTGGTCTCGTCCTATGGGCAGTCTATATCCAGCATCTGACCGAAGATGCTGTTGCCTTCCTCTCAAAGAATAGCCTCCAGGTCGATGTCTGGGCACTGCCGGGCAAACATTTGAACGAATACAATCAGATCGTGGTTGCCGCAGTCAAAGGTTTGAACCCGAATGCAGAAGCCCTGTATGACAAGATCATGGCAGAGAAATCTACCCCACAACTACTCACCATTCAGCCTGAACCCATCTACAAACTCCCTGCGCCAAAGCCTCTATCGCGCTTTGTGTTTGCGCCGGACGTGATTGATAAACAGCAAGGTCTACGCCTGATTGAAAAACAGGGTGCATGGAAATCACATGGCTTTCAGGCACTTCTGGAAATTCCACCCGCACCGAAACAGATTGAACCTGTGGTTGCCCCACGCCCCGGTCATATGGCATTGGTCTTGGCGGCTGGTGTAGCAGATGGTGCAGTCATAGACACCGAAAACTACGGCACAGTCGCCATTCGCGGTAAGACCCAGCATGTTGAACAGATTGCCCGCGTCGATGTCGAGAGTGATCCCAACGATCCAGAGCGACAGGTCAAGAAAACGACTATCCGCCTGAAACCATCCACCACGCTCACATTGCTTGCCGAAGATGGCACACTGGTCGAGATGGATGGCGATGATGCGCTATTGGAATTTATCACCAGCAACAAAAAGGCATTAGCGAGTTATCTCAACAACAAGTTCTCGCCGATGTATCAGTTTGATATGAACGGTATTCGCCGCTTCTTAGACCGCATTCGTTTGAAGGGCAAATATCCGCTCTATGCCGCCCAAAAACACGTCATCGCTGCGATCACGAAGGGCTTTGAAAAACGCGATAGTATTCTGCTGGTGAGCCAGATGGGAACGGGGAAAACGGCGATGGGAGGCACATCTGCAATTGCGATTGCATCAAGTGCCGTCCAGAAGATCGCCGATGATATGCGGGCAGATCAGGTGATTTTAGTGGTTGCTCCGCCACACCTGATTGATAAGTGGAAACGCGAGTTACTCAGCATCTACCCCAACAGCATTATTGAAAGATTGGATCGACATGAAGATGTCAAACAATTCATGTCCAAAGCGGCGCGGATCGGTGCGGGTGTACCCAAGATTGGGCTTATCAAACGGGACTTGACCAAGCTGGGTTGCAGTCGTGAGGTGGCAGTAATTTGGCGGAAAGAAGCTGTGGCTCTTTGGCGACATAATCAACCCACACCGGAAGGTTATGAATCGAATCAACGAATCGTCAAACAACGTGTGCCGAAATGTCCACATTGTGGTTGTACCGTCATGCAAGAGCGCAAAGGGACGAGTGTTCCTGCCTCAGAAAGCTGGCTCAAGTCAGGTAAACGTGCTTGCACGGTCTGTCAGACACCACTCTGGCAGGAAGCACGAGATCGTGGTTCACGTCCAAAACCCGGACGCAAATACGCACCGAAGAACCCACGTTATCGCCTCGATGACTACATCAAACGGGTGTATCGAGATCGCGTTTATCTTCTGGTCTGGGATGAATGCCATGAAGCGGCGAACGGGGATACAGGGAATGGTGAGTCATTCGGAAGATTGGCAGGTATCTCCAGGAAAGTTCTGGCAATGACAGGCACACCTTTCAATGGAAAAGCCTCGTCACTCTTCAATATTGAATACCATCTCAACCCGCGTGTCAGACAACGCTACAACTGGGGCGGTGCAGATCGTTTCAGTCGCAAAGAACGCGGCTCAAGCCGTTTCCAGAGCGTGCTGGAGGGTGCAGGCAAACAGCGTGGACGGGCTGAATCAAGCTGGGTATCAGATATGGGGGTGCGTGAGCAGGTCGTCGAAGAACGTCCGACTTACGACAGCAACACAGGGGCATATACTGGCACATCCACGTATGAAAGACCTTATCAGGAAGCTCCCGGCATTTCACCCTTGCTGGTGGCAGAAGTTCTCGATCATGCGATTTTCTTCTCCTTGGCGGATTTGGGTAAGGCGTTACCGGACTATGAAGAGGTTGCGCTTCCGGTTGAGATGGATGCCGATACCTACGATGAATATGACCGAACCCGTTCGCTACTGAAAGATTACTTGATTCAGCGGCGCTGGGAGGGCGATACCACGTTTAGGGGGTCGTATCTCCAGTGGAGCATGGGCTGGATTAATGCCGCATTTCGTCCGACAGACGTAATCCACAACATCAAACATCCTATCACCGGTGAGAAAAAGCCTCACGTAGTTACCAAAATCCCGTCATATGGCGAAGATCGGATCTATGCCAAAGAACAGGCACTGATTGACTTGCTTAATCAGGAGCTGGCAGCGGGTCGTCCCTGTGTGGTTTATCTGCGTCAGACAGCTACCAAAGACATTCAACCACGCATAGAGTCACTCATTCGCAAGTATGTTCATGGTGCAGTGCCTTACATCCTGAAGAACACCGTCACTGCCGAACGCCGTGAAAAAGTGATTGAAGCGGAACGTGCCAAAGGCATGAATGTTCTGATATGTAATCCTGAGCTGGTGAAGACCGGGCTTGATCTTTTGTTCAGTCCGACGCTTATCTTCCACGAGATCACCTTCAATTTGGGGACGATGATGCAAGCTGCCGCCCGTGCCTATCGCTTGAACCAGACCCATGAGCAATGTAAGACTTACTACATTTTTGCTGAGGGGACGATGGAACACATGGCAGTACAGCTCATGAGTCGCAAACAACGTGCTGCAAAACTACTAACGGGTGATGTGGGTTTAACAGGTTTGGATGCCCTAACGGAGCAGGAATCTGGATTTGAGGAAGCCTTACTGAATGCGATTGCCAAAGAAGAAGCCCTACTCGATCCCAGTGAAATGTTCAAGGTCAGCGCAGGACAGAGTGAGATTGATGCCGAAGATATGACATACTGGAATGCCGAAGTTGCCGATGATGAACCTGAAATCACGGTGACTCAAGATGATCCACTGATGCAAGTTGCGATTGAGTTTGGCGGTATCCTGGTTGAGGAAGATACAGCTACTCAAGCTGTTACTGTTCAAAAAGCTCATGTGAAACCGCTCAGTGGTACAGCGCAGTTGCATCGTTATGTCGGACGGTATCTGGATACGGTACACCTGATTCACGATGACAAGAAACGAACGAAGTTGCAGGCAAAACTGATGAGCATCCTGACCGACGGTGTGCAAAACGATGACGAGACCTACAAATTCATCGGGATGCAAGTCCCGGACTTCAACCAGTATCCCGTTCATGAAGAGAGTATGGTGCGTTATGTTCGGGGATGGCTCAAACAACATCGCTTTGTCTTCATGGGTTGTGAGGAAGAAAGTGCCACAACCATTGTCGATCTGGCAAAGCAGGCATTGGGACTGACACCCATTAAGCTTGATATCTTTGAAAAGTTGCAGGACATGCAGGATGAAGAGCTACAGGCATCCGCAAAACACAAAACAGGGCTGTCAGACAAGAAGCGGAAGCGTGGCAAAATTGACCTGATGGCAGTGCCACAAGACACCTCAGATGAGGAAGGGACAACAAACCGCCCTTTAGTGCGGAAACAAAGCACGGAGGAAGCATTGCCTGTCCAACTGGCAATGTTCTAA
- a CDS encoding DNA-primase RepB domain-containing protein has product MTAIHPDGKHRTPSRHIPLHQSNMLEDALAKLLETNQFGWGAYFAVGLRRMGLGRYQRGAESDILALPAVFVDVDRSDEEILRRLQAIQPRPSCITFSRGGYHTYWWLDKPLSDMTLARSILRGLQRTSGGDALSVVNSLRLPGSRNSKPQRHNTLCHIVEQQNSYYPASAFEHLLPRPTKKPVPQRIKKPNRQHRAGNTLNPELLHVVSDQLLHMGYVGRGDWLSGPCLYPHQHQHDDRHPSFGFNTSTGYGNCFRCGSILLKDICLTLGIQPADYGGLYI; this is encoded by the coding sequence TTGACTGCCATTCACCCGGACGGCAAACACCGAACCCCTTCACGTCATATCCCGCTGCATCAATCCAATATGCTGGAAGATGCACTAGCAAAGTTGCTGGAAACCAACCAGTTCGGTTGGGGTGCTTACTTCGCAGTTGGTTTACGACGTATGGGCTTAGGACGGTATCAACGTGGGGCAGAGTCGGATATTCTGGCTCTGCCCGCTGTCTTTGTGGATGTGGATCGTTCAGATGAGGAAATACTACGCCGCTTACAGGCAATCCAGCCGCGGCCTTCTTGTATCACATTTTCGAGAGGTGGTTATCACACTTACTGGTGGCTGGACAAACCGCTGTCTGACATGACGCTGGCACGTAGCATCCTGCGTGGATTGCAACGAACTTCTGGTGGAGATGCCTTGAGCGTCGTCAATTCGCTACGCTTACCGGGCAGTCGGAACAGCAAACCACAGCGACACAACACACTTTGCCATATCGTTGAACAACAGAACAGCTACTATCCCGCATCAGCGTTTGAACATCTGCTACCACGTCCGACGAAAAAGCCAGTCCCGCAACGCATAAAAAAGCCAAACCGTCAGCATCGAGCAGGGAATACACTCAATCCAGAACTGTTACACGTCGTTTCCGATCAACTGCTTCACATGGGTTACGTCGGACGCGGCGATTGGCTGAGTGGTCCCTGTTTGTACCCTCATCAGCATCAGCATGATGACCGCCATCCCAGCTTCGGCTTTAACACCAGTACGGGTTATGGGAATTGTTTTCGCTGCGGCTCGATCTTGCTGAAAGACATCTGTCTCACTTTAGGAATTCAGCCCGCCGATTATGGTGGGCTTTACATTTAA
- a CDS encoding PRTRC system protein C codes for MTEQTNNTQPRVFKIGTTTIVEDESMSGLDLDAVKQILQRTYPEVAHATVRERTLEDGTHCYDFIPVAGRKG; via the coding sequence ATGACCGAACAAACCAACAACACCCAACCCCGCGTCTTCAAGATCGGCACAACCACCATTGTCGAAGACGAAAGTATGTCAGGACTTGACCTCGATGCTGTGAAACAAATTTTGCAACGGACTTATCCTGAAGTCGCTCATGCCACCGTCCGCGAACGTACATTGGAAGACGGCACGCACTGCTACGACTTCATTCCAGTCGCGGGTCGAAAAGGATAA
- a CDS encoding WD40 repeat domain-containing protein has product MTKLLVLLLFLLSILNPFMAQSSDDFEPITVDNIDNLQMTGIVSRGRLSSFAWSHDDAEIAVASPSGLWIYTPFNFDTMPEHFDTRPISTVLYSSDGHYLAAGGTVSASQATCGGLYGENLLTVWNIQTAETVVESRTSTVNMLFVPNHDLLLTVNRENGLELWDLGTGERLVYSQYLIPEAASHSFGTDIVLAVSPDGEYFAATAVYGGSFPSTWSTRNQIDLFLSDANHFVFSTRETVENNRFEQVAVSITDDWITHTGRSTDGQFQARYDGSRLTIYDTDTNKELSALDAHPGSFSTLTFHPNGDELAFLMYANEIRLWDIENLELRGVLEADAIISNTNILYSPNGQFLASGTSNFENMIYVWDLVSGGRPATFEVENNYSVISPRLFSSDNRYLFAVASGSGDSPSIISMIDMVNQEVSVNLEVDQRIGAITLSNDDRSLAVFTQNRSMNNYEIQIWRVADLVSGNYIETRYEVNFALIDMSFVSNNKLIVERPINECATTVSLFDLDTGVETQLGDDANAMSLYSPALNLDRSLLAVAEPTGIRLWDLRTLQEIEYISVDNVVSVIFSQDGRSLLSVHGYSGANGEVHLWRVNPIEE; this is encoded by the coding sequence ATGACTAAATTGCTTGTTTTGCTTTTGTTTCTCCTTTCCATTCTTAATCCATTTATGGCTCAAAGTAGCGATGATTTTGAGCCGATCACTGTCGATAACATTGACAATCTGCAAATGACAGGTATTGTCAGTCGAGGACGATTGAGTAGTTTTGCATGGTCACATGATGACGCAGAGATTGCTGTTGCAAGTCCTAGTGGCCTTTGGATATATACTCCGTTCAACTTTGATACAATGCCAGAGCATTTCGATACGCGACCCATCAGCACAGTGCTGTATAGCAGTGATGGTCATTATCTGGCTGCTGGAGGAACGGTAAGTGCAAGTCAAGCCACATGTGGCGGCTTATACGGGGAAAATCTGCTAACCGTTTGGAATATACAGACAGCCGAGACAGTCGTCGAATCAAGAACTTCAACAGTGAACATGCTTTTCGTTCCGAATCATGATTTGTTGCTCACAGTAAATCGAGAGAATGGATTAGAGCTTTGGGATTTGGGGACAGGCGAACGCCTCGTCTATAGTCAGTATTTGATACCTGAAGCAGCGTCTCACAGCTTTGGTACTGACATTGTTCTGGCAGTAAGCCCCGACGGTGAATATTTTGCTGCGACTGCCGTTTACGGAGGTAGCTTCCCATCAACGTGGTCAACAAGAAACCAAATTGATCTCTTCTTGTCAGATGCAAATCACTTTGTCTTTTCTACACGTGAGACGGTTGAAAACAATCGCTTTGAGCAAGTCGCTGTGTCTATTACTGATGACTGGATAACTCACACCGGGCGTAGCACAGATGGGCAATTTCAAGCTAGGTATGATGGTAGCCGTCTAACAATTTATGACACAGACACAAACAAAGAACTCTCCGCTTTAGATGCACATCCTGGTAGCTTCTCCACACTAACATTCCATCCAAATGGTGATGAATTAGCTTTTTTGATGTATGCCAATGAGATACGTTTATGGGATATCGAAAATTTAGAACTTCGGGGTGTCCTTGAAGCAGATGCGATCATTTCAAACACCAATATCTTGTACAGTCCAAATGGACAATTTCTTGCATCCGGCACAAGCAATTTTGAGAACATGATTTATGTATGGGACTTAGTATCAGGTGGTCGTCCTGCTACGTTTGAGGTTGAGAATAATTACTCGGTGATTTCTCCACGCCTATTCTCGTCGGATAATCGTTATCTCTTCGCGGTGGCTAGTGGCAGTGGCGACTCACCAAGCATTATTTCGATGATCGATATGGTAAACCAAGAAGTAAGCGTCAACCTAGAAGTAGATCAGCGCATAGGGGCAATCACTCTCAGTAATGATGACCGTTCTCTGGCTGTTTTCACTCAGAATCGGTCAATGAACAACTATGAAATCCAGATTTGGCGAGTCGCTGATTTGGTTTCTGGTAACTATATTGAAACACGCTACGAGGTAAATTTCGCATTAATTGACATGTCGTTTGTATCAAACAACAAGTTAATTGTTGAAAGACCTATTAACGAATGTGCGACGACGGTGTCGTTGTTTGATCTTGATACAGGTGTCGAGACACAATTAGGTGACGATGCCAATGCTATGTCGCTCTATTCCCCTGCACTAAATCTCGATAGAAGTTTGCTTGCTGTTGCCGAGCCAACAGGCATTCGTCTTTGGGATTTGCGAACGCTACAAGAAATAGAATATATCTCTGTTGATAATGTAGTGTCAGTTATTTTCAGTCAAGATGGTCGCAGCCTTCTTTCAGTACATGGTTACAGTGGCGCAAACGGTGAAGTACACCTTTGGCGCGTAAATCCTATTGAGGAATAG
- a CDS encoding prokaryotic E2 ligase family D protein — protein MIRTEGVKKTVVEYRKGQKTGVYLEGSKTALRIPLPPLLMIRTTSEDRNPNYAVYAVKRKPKSLDVALFQAPLPNVFNSGSICWGTVQRVSDNALSGASLTEDWAMLLGSPFGDHACSGKSKTHRSDIRQKLIELETKSARRYPTSDLIPTNKTLAQILGDKS, from the coding sequence TTGATTCGCACGGAAGGGGTCAAGAAAACTGTCGTCGAATACCGTAAAGGACAGAAAACAGGTGTTTATCTGGAAGGTTCAAAAACCGCCTTACGAATTCCGTTGCCACCACTTTTGATGATTCGCACGACGAGTGAGGATCGCAATCCCAACTACGCTGTTTATGCTGTGAAGCGCAAACCCAAATCACTGGATGTTGCGCTCTTTCAAGCACCCTTACCGAATGTGTTTAACTCTGGCTCGATCTGTTGGGGAACGGTGCAGCGTGTGTCAGACAACGCACTATCTGGTGCATCCCTGACAGAAGACTGGGCAATGCTCTTAGGCTCTCCCTTTGGCGATCACGCCTGTTCGGGCAAATCCAAAACGCATCGCAGTGACATTCGGCAAAAACTCATTGAACTGGAAACCAAAAGCGCACGCCGTTATCCAACCTCCGATTTGATTCCAACTAACAAAACGCTGGCACAAATATTGGGGGATAAATCATGA
- a CDS encoding TetR/AcrR family transcriptional regulator, giving the protein MKAQNETRYERRKQRTRNALKKAAAELLMRKGYESLTIQDITDQLDLARATFYVHFNDKDDIVWSLLQDHFSQLNEILQAELPVQTLNRHQQKLRLIFDYAAKERELLAVMLSDRGHITLTRRFTRYIATIIKADIEKGLTPYQEEVPIDFKANYLAGALLQVLTWWLENDNNLSPRNLADMFYKQEYPV; this is encoded by the coding sequence ATGAAAGCGCAGAATGAAACTCGTTATGAACGTAGAAAACAACGGACGCGGAATGCGCTAAAAAAGGCTGCTGCGGAGCTTTTGATGAGAAAAGGGTACGAAAGTCTTACGATTCAAGACATCACAGATCAGCTTGATCTTGCGCGTGCGACCTTTTATGTCCACTTTAATGATAAAGATGACATTGTATGGTCATTGTTGCAGGATCACTTTTCTCAATTAAATGAAATCTTGCAAGCAGAATTACCCGTACAAACCTTAAATCGACACCAGCAGAAATTGCGGTTGATTTTTGACTATGCTGCGAAAGAACGCGAATTATTAGCTGTCATGCTAAGTGATCGTGGACATATCACGCTCACACGTCGTTTTACACGTTATATTGCGACCATTATCAAAGCAGATATCGAAAAAGGACTAACCCCGTATCAAGAGGAAGTTCCAATTGATTTCAAAGCAAATTATCTCGCTGGAGCGTTGCTACAAGTTCTCACCTGGTGGTTAGAAAACGACAACAATCTCTCACCCCGAAATCTGGCAGATATGTTTTACAAACAGGAATACCCAGTGTAA
- a CDS encoding NAD-dependent epimerase/dehydratase family protein, with amino-acid sequence MRIFVTGGSGFVGGYLIPKLIEEGHDVVALARSSHSLKEVEARGARGVAGDLTDVTSLRAALQGCEIVVHAGAAFEMWGDDEHFYTVNVEGTENLLEAARGGGVRRLIYISAASVIADGSPANMVDESYQPRRTPPDGYSKSKLAAEQRVVAANSPEMTTLALRPPFIWGKGHSMTETMRQAVANGRWMWIDGGNHRLSTVHVENLCAAVISSLYQGKGGEIYFITDGESRSIRQFLTAWMEAEGIKLGSRSVPRWMAAVSASILARIWRFLNLKSMPPITPSMVTMMGTELSLRDEKARDNLQYRHVLTIDEGLNALRNKLT; translated from the coding sequence ATGAGAATCTTTGTGACGGGTGGTTCAGGCTTTGTAGGCGGATATTTAATCCCTAAACTGATTGAGGAAGGACATGATGTTGTGGCACTGGCTCGTTCCAGTCATTCACTTAAAGAAGTTGAAGCTCGGGGCGCACGAGGTGTAGCTGGTGATTTGACCGATGTCACTAGCCTTCGTGCGGCACTCCAGGGATGCGAGATCGTCGTTCATGCTGGAGCTGCTTTTGAGATGTGGGGAGATGATGAGCATTTTTATACTGTTAATGTAGAGGGGACGGAAAATCTATTAGAAGCAGCACGAGGTGGCGGTGTACGCAGGCTGATTTACATCAGTGCCGCTTCCGTCATAGCGGATGGTAGTCCTGCAAATATGGTAGATGAAAGCTACCAGCCACGCCGGACACCTCCCGATGGATACTCAAAATCTAAGTTAGCCGCTGAGCAAAGGGTGGTGGCAGCAAATAGCCCGGAAATGACAACACTAGCACTACGTCCGCCATTCATTTGGGGTAAAGGTCACTCTATGACAGAGACCATGCGCCAGGCGGTAGCAAATGGTCGCTGGATGTGGATTGACGGTGGAAACCACCGTTTGTCTACTGTGCATGTCGAAAACTTATGTGCCGCAGTGATCTCTAGTTTGTACCAGGGCAAAGGAGGTGAGATTTATTTCATCACGGATGGTGAATCACGAAGTATTCGACAATTCCTGACAGCCTGGATGGAAGCAGAAGGCATCAAATTGGGGTCTCGTAGCGTACCACGCTGGATGGCAGCGGTATCAGCGTCAATACTGGCTCGAATTTGGCGTTTTCTGAATCTGAAAAGCATGCCTCCAATCACTCCTTCAATGGTCACGATGATGGGCACAGAATTATCGCTACGCGACGAAAAAGCGCGTGATAACTTACAGTATCGGCATGTTTTGACAATTGATGAAGGATTGAATGCCCTCCGTAATAAACTGACTTAG
- a CDS encoding ATP-binding protein — MSHQLSLFPVYTPNLPEDASDALTLLRNGATLVLSVSGGEDSDAMSHHLLDLRQSEGWSGDVCMVHADLGARVEWQQTPMYIEELAQRKGVRLHVVRWTHGDLIDRIWQRYYKDPSRPCWPI, encoded by the coding sequence ATGTCTCATCAGCTCTCTCTGTTTCCGGTTTATACCCCTAACCTACCGGAAGACGCATCGGATGCGCTGACCTTACTTCGTAATGGAGCGACACTCGTGCTATCCGTTTCAGGTGGTGAAGATTCCGATGCGATGTCCCACCATCTGCTTGATTTACGCCAATCCGAAGGCTGGTCAGGTGATGTCTGCATGGTTCATGCCGATCTGGGTGCGCGTGTTGAGTGGCAACAAACGCCCATGTATATAGAGGAACTCGCTCAACGAAAAGGTGTACGCCTGCATGTTGTTCGGTGGACACATGGCGATCTCATTGACCGCATCTGGCAACGTTACTACAAAGACCCATCCCGTCCATGTTGGCCGATATGA
- a CDS encoding SRPBCC family protein: MNTNLIYSKVEMLIRKPISEVFEAFINPEITSKFWFTKSSGRLDEQKEVTWTWEMYNVSSQVVVKEIEKDKRILIEWDGYESRNTVEWIFTIYEGNTTFVSVTESGFQGDSEQVISDALNSKGGFTWLLAGAKAFLEFGIELNLVTDAFPKGINEH; the protein is encoded by the coding sequence ATGAATACAAACTTGATTTATTCCAAAGTTGAAATGCTTATTAGAAAACCTATTTCTGAAGTTTTTGAGGCGTTTATTAACCCTGAAATCACAAGTAAATTCTGGTTCACAAAGAGTAGTGGAAGATTAGATGAACAGAAGGAAGTAACTTGGACTTGGGAAATGTATAATGTTTCTAGTCAAGTTGTGGTTAAAGAAATTGAAAAAGATAAGCGGATTTTGATCGAATGGGATGGATACGAATCACGCAACACCGTTGAATGGATTTTTACTATCTATGAAGGCAATACAACATTTGTGAGTGTAACCGAATCAGGTTTTCAAGGAGATAGTGAACAAGTGATAAGTGATGCTCTTAATTCAAAGGGAGGTTTTACATGGCTTCTTGCTGGTGCTAAAGCGTTTCTTGAATTTGGAATTGAACTTAATCTTGTAACAGATGCTTTTCCTAAAGGCATTAATGAGCATTAG